One Streptomyces drozdowiczii DNA segment encodes these proteins:
- a CDS encoding phage tail protein produces the protein MASQAEVDLVVNATRTLPQLERDLDRVLNAAQADMSDLDVNAVLRSTQSLNDIERDLDRIIRQAEDDADPVVIQAAMQQRDEIRRLQGDLNAVVTAVNRDGRADALTVLAALNVPDSIADLDDDVRTVVRTVQAIAPDIDIDVDVDRNLTRNLLAAAGGVGAITKNVTALSAALGAAAPLIASVATSVQNILPASAVATQGILAVVLATNTLKLGMVGVSDAIKDAFDPGTKPEDLEKSLKTLAPNARSFVRELIGMRDEFKKLQLGVQNRLFKDMDEVVSGLADTVLPQVRAALNSTAVTLNQMGVSASLAAARLSRDGTLGKALKSATTGIRNLSGVPALVVTAFGQLAAAAGPSFDRITKALGQLAADAGTSLSSAFKSGALQDSIEDAIGAVRQLGRVFGNVFGGLGNIIRTVGTEGDGLFGTLERVTGAFEDLTADADVQAGLKALGETAALVSKTVLPLLGEAIKIVGRTLVGLQGPVQEVVTLLGDALGEALTALGPVLVSAGRAFGDLLRALGPFITLAGTLVANLLPALNPLLSGLGDIFQAAAPFIQEVATVLSSLFLPVIQQLPGILEQIVPVFTDFAATVLPQLTEQLEFAAPTLADLGLQIADLAVAVAPLVVQILQLATVMAEQLVPIINGTVMGTLVLLTGALTGLGQLVEDYLIPTMGLFVSFLNGDVFDATTSAGQTVRKFRDDARTAIGDFVDSAQERFARYAQAAQDKFNEAKSSAIDAVTDMISQALTYLGDLPGRARGALGDLGHVLFDAGASLISGFIDGIQSKIGAVTSTLSNLTSKLPDWKGPAELDARILAPSGELLIDGLIAGIQRAVPRVRSELQGLTGQLPGFGPQLAGVTAPAATAFAPVVHVSIGNEAVDQYVTVRSEQVYDQRARTAAQGTRF, from the coding sequence GTGGCATCACAGGCCGAGGTCGACCTAGTCGTCAACGCCACCCGGACCCTGCCGCAGCTCGAACGCGACCTGGACCGCGTTCTCAACGCCGCCCAGGCCGACATGTCCGACCTGGACGTCAACGCCGTCCTGCGGTCCACGCAGTCGCTGAACGACATCGAACGGGACCTGGACCGCATCATCCGGCAGGCCGAGGACGACGCCGACCCCGTCGTCATCCAGGCCGCCATGCAGCAGCGCGACGAGATCCGCAGGTTGCAGGGCGACCTGAACGCCGTGGTGACCGCCGTCAACCGCGACGGCCGGGCCGACGCGCTCACCGTCCTCGCCGCACTCAACGTCCCCGACAGCATCGCCGACCTGGACGACGACGTACGGACCGTGGTCCGGACCGTGCAGGCCATCGCCCCGGACATCGACATCGACGTGGACGTCGACCGGAACCTCACCAGAAACCTGCTGGCCGCAGCCGGTGGGGTGGGCGCGATCACGAAGAACGTGACCGCCCTATCCGCTGCGTTGGGTGCTGCGGCCCCCCTGATTGCGTCGGTGGCCACCAGCGTTCAGAACATCCTGCCGGCCAGTGCTGTAGCCACGCAGGGCATCCTCGCCGTGGTCCTTGCCACCAACACCCTCAAGCTGGGCATGGTCGGCGTGTCCGACGCGATCAAGGACGCGTTCGATCCCGGGACCAAGCCCGAGGATCTGGAGAAGAGCCTCAAGACGCTGGCTCCGAACGCCCGGTCGTTCGTGCGCGAACTGATCGGCATGAGGGATGAGTTCAAGAAACTTCAACTGGGGGTGCAGAACCGTCTGTTCAAGGACATGGACGAGGTTGTGAGCGGCCTGGCCGACACGGTCCTGCCGCAGGTTCGTGCGGCCCTGAACTCGACAGCGGTCACGCTCAACCAGATGGGGGTGAGCGCGTCCCTGGCGGCGGCCCGACTGTCCCGGGACGGCACCCTCGGCAAGGCGCTGAAGTCCGCGACCACGGGAATCCGCAACCTCTCTGGTGTGCCCGCGCTGGTCGTCACCGCGTTCGGGCAGTTGGCTGCGGCGGCGGGGCCGTCGTTCGATCGGATCACCAAGGCGCTCGGGCAGTTGGCCGCGGACGCGGGCACCAGCTTGTCGTCGGCGTTCAAGTCGGGGGCGTTGCAGGATTCGATCGAGGACGCGATCGGCGCGGTGCGGCAGCTGGGCCGTGTGTTCGGCAACGTGTTCGGCGGCCTCGGCAACATCATTCGCACGGTGGGTACCGAGGGCGACGGTCTGTTCGGGACGCTGGAGCGGGTCACGGGCGCGTTCGAGGACTTGACGGCTGACGCGGATGTGCAGGCCGGGCTGAAGGCGCTCGGCGAGACAGCCGCGCTCGTCTCGAAGACCGTGCTGCCGCTCCTCGGCGAGGCCATCAAGATCGTGGGCCGGACTCTGGTCGGCTTGCAGGGCCCCGTCCAGGAGGTCGTCACCTTGCTTGGCGACGCCCTCGGCGAGGCGCTGACGGCGCTCGGACCGGTGCTCGTCAGCGCGGGGCGCGCGTTCGGTGACCTGCTGCGCGCCCTGGGCCCGTTCATCACCCTGGCCGGGACCCTTGTGGCGAACCTGCTGCCCGCGTTGAACCCGCTGCTCAGCGGGCTCGGCGACATCTTCCAGGCGGCTGCCCCGTTCATTCAGGAGGTGGCCACCGTCCTGTCCTCGCTGTTCCTGCCGGTCATCCAGCAGCTCCCCGGCATCCTCGAACAGATCGTGCCCGTCTTCACCGACTTCGCCGCCACCGTGCTCCCTCAGCTCACGGAACAGCTCGAATTCGCGGCGCCCACCCTCGCCGACCTCGGGTTGCAGATCGCCGACCTTGCCGTCGCGGTCGCCCCGCTCGTGGTCCAGATCCTTCAACTGGCGACGGTCATGGCGGAACAGCTGGTGCCGATCATCAACGGCACCGTCATGGGCACCCTCGTACTCCTGACCGGGGCCCTGACAGGACTCGGGCAGTTGGTGGAGGACTACCTCATCCCCACGATGGGCCTGTTCGTCAGCTTCCTGAACGGCGACGTGTTCGACGCAACGACCAGCGCCGGGCAGACGGTGCGAAAGTTCCGGGACGACGCGAGGACGGCCATCGGGGACTTCGTGGACAGCGCGCAGGAGCGGTTCGCTCGGTACGCGCAGGCGGCCCAGGACAAGTTCAACGAGGCCAAGAGCAGCGCCATCGACGCGGTCACGGACATGATCTCCCAGGCGCTCACCTACCTGGGCGACCTGCCCGGCCGCGCGCGCGGAGCGCTGGGCGACCTCGGGCACGTCCTCTTCGACGCGGGAGCGTCGTTGATCTCCGGCTTCATCGACGGCATCCAGTCGAAGATCGGCGCGGTCACGTCCACCCTGTCCAACCTCACGTCCAAGCTCCCGGACTGGAAGGGGCCCGCCGAACTGGACGCGCGCATCCTGGCCCCGTCGGGTGAGCTGCTGATCGACGGGCTGATCGCGGGCATTCAGCGCGCCGTGCCCCGCGTCCGCTCCGAGTTGCAGGGTCTGACCGGGCAGCTTCCCGGGTTCGGCCCGCAGCTCGCCGGGGTCACCGCCCCGGCAGCCACAGCGTTCGCCCCGGTCGTGCACGTCAGCATCGGCAATGAGGCTGTCGACCAGTACGTCACCGTCCGCTCCGAGCAGGTCTACGACCAACGCGCCCGCACCGCAGCCCAAGGGACGAGGTTCTGA
- a CDS encoding major capsid protein, producing the protein MADDPNTQTPEPEAPAAFDPATATDDALYAEYSRVRTEGQELAAQADADPARLTELAAAIPALRAEIDARQARAAEVSAARDAFSALPELAAPAPVAPAAPEPAADPAPEPVAPVPSVSEMSAQTRPVPARTEPERRGDRITVALSSDAAGALRRDPGDSTTVREIGEASTRLFSQFGTSRSGGGIRASRALATFQRDRGTELTLTGDREHDATVVAHARSQSRLSGGGLMQAWQESVKAGGDGMGALTAAAGWCAPSENRYELCSLWTSDGMLDLPTTTAPRGGINYSRDWSWAQIMDASLTSFTRLTEAEVIAGETKDCTTLPCPTFEDRRLDVAVTCITGSFLQDVGYRENVATLIDGLTLKHERMVNQDVISQILTEAGTAIVIPAQGATAPGSGPDSSAVSSILAALDVAAIDMRYREQMSETQVLEAVLPQWVLAQWRADIGRRNAWHTDPFALANATIMSWFSVRNIRPQFIRGWQDAQSGLSGGPGDITAPITPITALPTTVDFLLYPAGAIVLARQDVITLTNVYDSTNLSQNLYTALFMEEGYAPIFPCGEVRRYTANACPSGATGAQVWTSCAAPAEAA; encoded by the coding sequence ATGGCAGATGACCCGAACACCCAGACGCCCGAGCCCGAGGCCCCGGCCGCGTTCGACCCGGCAACCGCCACGGACGACGCCCTCTACGCCGAGTACTCCCGGGTCCGCACCGAGGGGCAGGAGCTGGCCGCGCAGGCCGACGCCGACCCCGCCCGGCTCACCGAGCTGGCCGCCGCGATCCCCGCCCTCCGCGCCGAGATCGACGCCCGCCAGGCCCGAGCCGCCGAGGTCTCCGCCGCACGCGATGCGTTCAGCGCGCTGCCCGAGCTGGCCGCACCGGCCCCGGTCGCACCGGCCGCACCCGAGCCCGCCGCCGACCCGGCGCCCGAACCCGTCGCCCCGGTCCCGTCCGTCTCGGAGATGTCCGCACAGACGCGCCCCGTCCCCGCCCGCACCGAGCCCGAGCGCCGCGGCGACCGCATCACCGTCGCCCTGTCCTCCGACGCCGCCGGCGCCCTGCGCCGCGACCCGGGCGACTCCACCACCGTCCGCGAGATCGGCGAAGCCTCCACCCGCCTGTTCTCCCAGTTCGGGACATCCCGCTCCGGCGGCGGCATCCGCGCCTCCCGGGCCCTGGCCACGTTCCAGCGCGACCGCGGCACCGAGCTGACCCTGACCGGCGACCGCGAGCACGACGCGACCGTCGTCGCCCACGCCCGCTCGCAGTCCCGCCTGTCCGGCGGTGGCCTGATGCAGGCGTGGCAGGAGTCCGTCAAGGCCGGCGGCGACGGCATGGGCGCCCTCACCGCGGCCGCCGGGTGGTGCGCCCCGTCCGAGAACCGGTACGAGCTGTGCTCGCTGTGGACGTCCGACGGCATGCTGGACCTCCCGACGACCACCGCCCCGCGCGGCGGCATCAACTACAGCCGCGACTGGTCGTGGGCGCAGATCATGGACGCGTCCCTCACCTCGTTCACCCGCCTCACCGAGGCCGAGGTGATCGCCGGAGAGACGAAGGACTGCACCACCCTGCCGTGCCCGACGTTCGAGGACCGGCGCCTGGACGTCGCCGTCACCTGCATCACCGGCTCGTTCCTCCAGGACGTCGGCTACCGCGAGAACGTCGCCACCCTCATCGACGGCCTCACGCTCAAGCACGAGCGCATGGTGAACCAGGACGTCATCTCCCAGATCCTCACCGAGGCCGGGACCGCGATCGTCATCCCGGCGCAGGGCGCGACCGCCCCGGGGTCGGGCCCAGACTCGTCCGCCGTGTCCAGCATCCTGGCCGCCCTGGACGTGGCCGCGATCGACATGCGGTACCGCGAGCAGATGTCCGAGACCCAGGTGCTGGAGGCCGTCCTCCCGCAGTGGGTCCTCGCCCAGTGGCGGGCCGACATCGGACGCCGCAACGCGTGGCACACCGACCCGTTCGCCCTCGCCAACGCCACGATCATGAGCTGGTTCTCGGTCCGGAACATCCGCCCGCAGTTCATCCGCGGATGGCAGGACGCCCAGTCCGGCCTGTCCGGTGGCCCCGGCGACATCACCGCCCCGATCACGCCCATCACGGCCCTGCCGACGACGGTGGACTTCCTGCTGTACCCGGCCGGCGCGATCGTCCTGGCCCGCCAGGACGTCATCACGCTCACCAACGTGTACGACAGCACGAACCTGTCGCAGAACCTGTACACGGCCCTGTTCATGGAGGAGGGCTACGCGCCGATCTTCCCTTGCGGTGAGGTCCGCCGGTACACGGCGAACGCGTGCCCGTCGGGTGCGACCGGTGCCCAGGTCTGGACGTCGTGCGCCGCCCCGGCCGAAGCCGCCTGA